In the genome of Dyadobacter fermentans DSM 18053, the window AGTGCTCTACACGCGCTCTACCGACGTTTTCATCGAATTGGGCGAGCGCTCGGCTTTCGCCAACCGCAACAATGCCGATCTCTTCATTTCCATCCATTGCAACGCCACGCCGCGTTCGCGCACGGTGCGGGGAACCGAGACCTTCGTGATGGGTTTGCACAAAACCGAGGGTAACCTCGAAGTCGCGAAACGCGAAAACTCGGTAATCTTGCAGGAAACCAACTACAAGCAGAAATACAAGGGCTTCGACCCCGATTCGCCGCTGGCGCACATTATGCTTGCCAACTACCAAAGTGCATTCATTTCCAGCAGCTTGCGGTTCGCCGATCTCATCGAAAGGAAATTCCAGTCCATTTCGGAACGCGATAGCCGCGGGGTAAAACAGGCCGGGTTCCTCGTGCTGTGGCGCTGTGCCATGCCTAGCGTGCTCATCGAAACAGGCTTTTTGTCATCACCCGACGAGGAGGATTACCTCAGCTCCGATGAAGGCCAGGAGGAGGTCGCCAAATGCATTCACTCCGCGTTTATGGCATATAAAAAAGATATGGACCGGTAGCTATCCGGTCACATATTGACTTTCTTTGTCAAACAAACTACTAGTCCATGAAATTATCAAGAGAAGCAAAAGTCGGAATTATGGCGATTTTCGCCATTGTGATGCTGTATTTCGGCTTTCATATCCTCAAAGGCTCCGACGTTTTTTCCAGAACTTACAAATACCACGTCATTTACGACAATATCGACGGGCTTACGGCCTCTAACCCCGTGTTGCTGAATGGCCTGAATGTAGGCCGCGTGCAGGAGATCAAACTGCTTCAGAACCGTGGCAACCAGCTGCTGGTAACTGTGGATATACAAAAAGGCATTGTGGTGCCCCAGGGCACAGGCGCTGTACTGGCCGACGGCGGTTTGCTGGGCGGTAAGGTAATCCACCTCGCCATGGGTGCCGGCGCTCCGATGAAGGACGGCGACACGCTTCTTGCCAAAAAAGAGTCGGGTATTTCCGCCGTGTTGCAGGAAAAGGCATTGCCTCTCGTTTCCCATGCCGATTCACTCATCAAAAACCTCGACCTCGTCGTAGGCGGGTTTCAGGAAACGGGATTGATCTTGAACCAGGTACTCAAAAACTACAACCAAACCGGCACCAGCCTGCAAGGCTTGCTCACTGAAAACCGTGCAAACCTGCTGGCCATGACGTCCAACCTGAATAAACTAACGGCATCACTCGTCGAAACGGAGAAAGAACTGAAACCATTGCTCGCCAAAACCGGCACGCTGGCCGATTCATTGAATGCATTGCGCCTGGGCGAAACAGTCACGAGCGCCCGCAAGACGATCGAAGAACTGCACACGTTGCTCGCCAGCGTTGAATCGGGCAAGGGCACGGCCGGCAAGCTCGTGAAGGACGAGACATTGTATAACAACCTGAACCGCACGATGATCAGCATGAACAAGCTGCTCACCAACTTCCGCGAGCATCCGAAACGGTACATCAATGTGTCTGTTTTTGGTAAAAAAGACAAAGGTCCGGCCGAGTCGCCGCTGGATACAGCAACTACCATTAAATAGGGCCTTACATTTTTAAATAAATACGAAAGTCGTTTGCTTACCGGTGAACGACTTTTTACATTTGAAATAAGCCCATTTCAACCATTCACACCATTCTTCATCATCATGACCAGCCAGGAAAGCCTACCACATCTCATCGAAATCCTGAACCAGAAATACGAGCAGGTAAAGCTCGGTGGGGGCCTGAAAAAAATCGACGCACAGCACCAGAAAGGCAAGCTCACCGCCCGGGAAAGGATCGCTTACCTGATCGACGAAGGCTCTGGCCTGCTCGAAATCGGTGCATTTGTGGGCGATGGTATGTATGAGGAGGAAGGCGGCTGCCCGTCGGGCGGCGTGGTGACGGGCATTGGCTATGTGTCGGGCAAGCAATGCATGATCGTGGCGAACGATGCTACCGTCAAAGCAGGGGCCTGGTTCCCGATTGCGGCGAAGAAGAACCTGCGCGCCCAGGAGATTGCGATGGAAAACCGGCTGCCGGTTATTTACCTCGTCGATAGCGCGGGCGTGTTTTTGCCGATGCAAGCCGAAGTATTTGCGGATAAGGAGCATTTCGGCCGCATTTTCAGGAACAATGCGCAAATGTCGGCCATGGGCATCGTGCAGATTTCCGCCATTATGGGCGCTTGCGTGGCCGGCGGGGCCTATTTACCGATCATGTCGGATGAAGCATTCATTGTAGAAGGTACCGGCTCGGTGTTTCTGGCGGGGCCTTACCTCGTTAAATCGTCGATCGGCGAAGATATCGACGCCGAATCGCTCGGCGGCGCGGCCATGCATTGCGAAATCTCCGGCGTTACCGACAACAAATTCCCCGACGACAAATCCTGCCTGGACGCCATTAAAAGGCATATTGATAAAATAGGCAAGCCATTATCAGCCGGCTTCGACCGCAAGACGCCGCAGCTGCCAGCCCGCCAACCGGAGGAAATTTATAATC includes:
- a CDS encoding MlaD family protein; translated protein: MKLSREAKVGIMAIFAIVMLYFGFHILKGSDVFSRTYKYHVIYDNIDGLTASNPVLLNGLNVGRVQEIKLLQNRGNQLLVTVDIQKGIVVPQGTGAVLADGGLLGGKVIHLAMGAGAPMKDGDTLLAKKESGISAVLQEKALPLVSHADSLIKNLDLVVGGFQETGLILNQVLKNYNQTGTSLQGLLTENRANLLAMTSNLNKLTASLVETEKELKPLLAKTGTLADSLNALRLGETVTSARKTIEELHTLLASVESGKGTAGKLVKDETLYNNLNRTMISMNKLLTNFREHPKRYINVSVFGKKDKGPAESPLDTATTIK
- a CDS encoding N-acetylmuramoyl-L-alanine amidase family protein — encoded protein: MLKLLKLVIVASFLLTSVAFVFQQEPVTTKSGSKVSTVVIDAGHGGKDPGTRGRHTKEKDVALKVALELGRKIKEETPDVKVLYTRSTDVFIELGERSAFANRNNADLFISIHCNATPRSRTVRGTETFVMGLHKTEGNLEVAKRENSVILQETNYKQKYKGFDPDSPLAHIMLANYQSAFISSSLRFADLIERKFQSISERDSRGVKQAGFLVLWRCAMPSVLIETGFLSSPDEEDYLSSDEGQEEVAKCIHSAFMAYKKDMDR
- a CDS encoding acyl-CoA carboxylase subunit beta, whose translation is MTSQESLPHLIEILNQKYEQVKLGGGLKKIDAQHQKGKLTARERIAYLIDEGSGLLEIGAFVGDGMYEEEGGCPSGGVVTGIGYVSGKQCMIVANDATVKAGAWFPIAAKKNLRAQEIAMENRLPVIYLVDSAGVFLPMQAEVFADKEHFGRIFRNNAQMSAMGIVQISAIMGACVAGGAYLPIMSDEAFIVEGTGSVFLAGPYLVKSSIGEDIDAESLGGAAMHCEISGVTDNKFPDDKSCLDAIKRHIDKIGKPLSAGFDRKTPQLPARQPEEIYNLLPTDRLKPYDVLPILECLVDNSELDEYKPDYGKTLICAYARVDGWAVGIVANQRKMVKSGKGEMQMGGVIYAEAADKAARFIMNCNQKKIPLVFFHDVTGFMVGSRAEQGGIIKDGAKMVNAVANSVVPKFTFIIGNSYGAGNYAMCGKAYDPRLIFAWPTAQMAVMSGATAARTLLQVQTATLKAKGETITPEAEKELLKQITDRYNEELSPYYAAARLWVDGIIDPVETRRIISEGIRAADQAPIEKPFNVGVIQV